Proteins encoded within one genomic window of Variovorax sp. OAS795:
- a CDS encoding thiolase family protein, with protein MKKRDIVIGGYAETAIDFKTGRSAYDLAGEALDQLLECTGIDKSEIDGLSVTTALSEAQNPFFAVYMTEALGITPTWLNYGGIGGCSATGGVARAMSAIRDGMCKLAVVMSSDAPSSDWRSNYGAYRSEFQDPPGVQGPPATFGLLMSRYIHQYGLDPEALGKIAITQRAHALHNPNGYKKFQKELTMEEYLKSRVISDPLRVLDSVMFCDGANAFIVTTEENAKRLGLKKMVYPVAYGEVTNFNGADPLADITLSGFTKIGPEVLRKAELAPKDVRMFQPYDDFTIAVMMQFEAFGFCERGEGSAYTLRTDLSFNGDLPLNTGGGQISAGQPGLASGGLNLAEAVRQMFGEGGSRQVPDPRNALVTGIGVIPYGRNWGTSSALVLEA; from the coding sequence ATGAAGAAGAGAGACATCGTGATAGGCGGCTACGCCGAGACCGCCATCGATTTCAAGACCGGCCGCAGTGCCTACGACCTGGCGGGCGAAGCGCTCGACCAGCTGCTGGAGTGCACCGGCATCGACAAGAGCGAGATCGACGGACTGTCGGTGACCACCGCGCTGTCGGAGGCGCAGAACCCCTTCTTCGCGGTCTACATGACCGAGGCACTGGGCATCACGCCGACCTGGCTGAACTACGGCGGCATCGGCGGCTGCTCAGCCACCGGCGGCGTGGCGCGCGCCATGTCGGCCATACGCGACGGCATGTGCAAGCTGGCGGTCGTGATGTCGTCCGACGCGCCCAGCTCCGACTGGCGTTCCAACTACGGTGCTTACCGCAGCGAGTTCCAGGACCCGCCCGGCGTGCAGGGCCCACCCGCGACCTTCGGCCTCTTGATGAGCCGCTACATCCACCAGTACGGGCTCGACCCCGAGGCGCTGGGCAAGATCGCGATCACCCAACGCGCCCACGCTTTGCACAACCCCAACGGCTACAAGAAGTTCCAGAAGGAACTCACGATGGAGGAGTACCTGAAGTCGCGCGTCATCTCCGACCCGCTGCGTGTGCTCGACAGCGTGATGTTCTGCGACGGCGCCAACGCCTTCATCGTCACCACCGAGGAGAACGCCAAGCGCCTCGGCCTGAAGAAGATGGTCTATCCGGTGGCCTACGGCGAGGTCACCAACTTCAACGGCGCCGACCCGCTGGCCGACATCACCCTGTCCGGCTTCACCAAGATTGGCCCCGAGGTGCTGCGCAAGGCCGAACTTGCGCCCAAGGACGTGCGCATGTTCCAGCCCTACGACGACTTCACCATTGCCGTGATGATGCAGTTCGAGGCCTTCGGCTTCTGCGAGCGTGGCGAAGGATCGGCCTACACGCTGCGCACCGACCTGTCCTTCAACGGTGACCTGCCGCTCAACACCGGCGGCGGCCAGATCTCGGCCGGCCAGCCCGGCCTGGCCAGCGGCGGTCTCAACCTGGCCGAAGCCGTGCGGCAGATGTTCGGCGAAGGCGGCAGCCGCCAGGTGCCAGACCCGCGCAACGCGCTGGTCACTGGCATCGGCGTGATCCCTTACGGTCGCAACTGGGGCACCAGTTCGGCCTTGGTCCTGGAGGCATGA
- a CDS encoding enoyl-CoA hydratase-related protein, with protein sequence MSYQDIIVEQVEGWLEITIHRPEKMNSLRETTAEEILDALGEAESNREIAAVILRGSDKAFCTGIDTSEFTIGDNEYFDFYRKRRRSRKVNELFRSLPGYSKPIISAIEGFALGGGLELALVGDMIVAGANAKFGLPEIRLGLMPGGGGTQTLPRLIGPALAKELMWTGRRITAAEAREYRLVNHVTEAGKAIDKARELARTIAGNAPLSVMFTKAVIDRGMDLPLAEGMAAEGDVSFMLYFTQDRQEGLSAFREKRTPDFRGE encoded by the coding sequence ATGAGCTACCAGGACATCATCGTCGAGCAGGTAGAAGGCTGGTTGGAAATCACCATCCACCGTCCCGAGAAAATGAACTCGTTGCGCGAGACCACGGCCGAGGAAATCCTCGACGCACTGGGCGAGGCGGAGTCGAACCGCGAGATCGCCGCAGTGATCCTGCGCGGCAGCGACAAGGCCTTTTGCACTGGCATCGACACCAGCGAATTCACCATCGGCGACAACGAGTACTTCGACTTTTATCGCAAGCGCCGGCGCTCGCGCAAGGTCAACGAGCTGTTCCGTTCGCTGCCCGGCTACAGCAAGCCCATCATCAGCGCCATCGAGGGCTTCGCGCTCGGCGGCGGCCTGGAGCTGGCCTTGGTCGGCGACATGATCGTCGCCGGCGCCAACGCCAAGTTCGGCCTGCCGGAGATCCGCCTGGGTCTGATGCCTGGCGGCGGCGGCACGCAAACGCTGCCGCGCCTCATCGGCCCGGCGCTCGCCAAGGAACTCATGTGGACCGGCCGGCGCATCACCGCGGCTGAGGCGCGCGAGTACCGCTTGGTCAACCACGTGACTGAGGCCGGCAAGGCGATCGACAAGGCGCGCGAGCTGGCACGCACCATCGCCGGCAACGCACCGCTGTCGGTGATGTTCACCAAGGCCGTGATCGATCGCGGGATGGACCTGCCGCTGGCCGAAGGCATGGCCGCCGAAGGCGACGTGTCCTTCATGCTGTATTTCACCCAGGACCGCCAGGAGGGCTTGAGTGCCTTCCGTGAGAAGCGGACCCCCGATTTCCGAGGAGAGTAA
- a CDS encoding aldehyde dehydrogenase family protein, giving the protein MSGTAVPWDTQAAHWIGGQWLPSGRAFTSINPADASLLGQAPDGGVTEAQAAIDAARHAFETTPWRHSPRLRAQVLLDMAARLAADAASLALLLTLENGKVLRESAGEVEGAASELRYYAGMARSAAGRVVEPAPGVRSLITHEAAGVVAIIVPWNAPLILFVRSLAPALAAGCTVVVKAAPQAALFMHRVAQRMAETEGLPPGAINIVHEAGSAVAQAFVASPGIDVLSYTGSTAVGKAIMAAAAPQLKRLSLELGGKAPCVVCEDADLSLAVREILAAGVILSGQQCTAASRVLVHRRVYAVFRDAMASAMRALCVGPGHLAENAMGAVIDLANRDRILRLVDELGERHRLVVRGGAVRGLPRHGAFVSPTLVEVDDPQTPAVQDEHFAPLMTLEVFDDDRGAVALANATRFGLGASVWSRDNARAQRIAREIRCGTVWINAHNKLFAEAEVGGYKESGFGRLHGAEGMHDFLEIKHVYQEIGSL; this is encoded by the coding sequence ATGAGCGGCACCGCGGTGCCGTGGGACACGCAGGCAGCGCACTGGATCGGCGGCCAGTGGCTGCCTTCAGGCCGCGCCTTCACGTCGATCAATCCGGCTGACGCATCCCTGCTAGGCCAGGCGCCGGATGGCGGCGTGACCGAGGCGCAGGCCGCGATTGACGCGGCGCGCCACGCCTTCGAGACCACCCCCTGGCGCCACAGCCCGAGGCTACGGGCGCAGGTGTTGCTGGACATGGCGGCGCGCCTCGCTGCCGATGCAGCATCGCTGGCGCTGCTGCTGACGCTGGAAAATGGCAAGGTCCTGCGCGAGTCGGCCGGCGAGGTCGAGGGCGCGGCTTCGGAGCTGCGCTACTACGCGGGCATGGCCCGCAGCGCGGCCGGCCGCGTGGTCGAGCCGGCACCAGGTGTGCGCTCGCTCATCACGCATGAAGCCGCGGGTGTAGTGGCGATCATCGTGCCGTGGAACGCGCCCCTGATCCTCTTCGTGCGCTCGCTCGCGCCGGCCCTGGCGGCCGGCTGCACGGTGGTTGTCAAGGCGGCGCCGCAGGCCGCGCTCTTCATGCACCGCGTGGCGCAGCGCATGGCCGAGACCGAGGGGCTGCCGCCTGGCGCGATCAATATCGTGCACGAGGCGGGCAGCGCCGTGGCGCAGGCTTTCGTCGCCTCGCCGGGCATCGACGTCCTGAGCTACACCGGCAGCACCGCCGTGGGCAAGGCCATCATGGCGGCGGCCGCGCCGCAGCTCAAGCGCCTGTCGCTGGAGCTTGGCGGCAAGGCCCCCTGCGTGGTGTGCGAGGACGCCGACCTTAGCCTCGCGGTGCGCGAGATCCTCGCCGCCGGCGTCATCCTATCGGGACAGCAGTGCACTGCCGCCAGCCGGGTGCTTGTGCACCGCCGTGTGTATGCGGTTTTCCGCGATGCCATGGCGTCGGCCATGCGCGCGCTGTGTGTGGGCCCAGGTCACCTCGCCGAGAACGCGATGGGGGCAGTGATCGATCTTGCGAATCGCGACCGCATCCTGCGCCTGGTCGACGAACTGGGTGAGCGCCACCGTCTGGTGGTACGAGGGGGGGCCGTGCGGGGTCTTCCCAGGCACGGTGCCTTCGTGTCGCCCACCCTGGTGGAAGTCGACGACCCGCAAACGCCCGCCGTCCAGGACGAACACTTCGCGCCATTGATGACCTTGGAGGTCTTCGACGACGATCGTGGCGCGGTCGCGCTGGCCAATGCCACGCGCTTCGGGCTGGGCGCGAGCGTGTGGTCGCGCGACAACGCGCGCGCGCAGCGCATCGCGCGCGAGATTCGCTGCGGCACCGTATGGATCAACGCGCACAACAAGCTCTTCGCGGAAGCGGAGGTCGGTGGCTACAAGGAAAGCGGATTCGGCCGGCTTCACGGCGCCGAAGGCATGCACGACTTTCTTGAAATCAAACACGTCTACCAGGAGATCGGCAGCCTCTGA
- a CDS encoding ABC transporter permease subunit, giving the protein MKHAELPAGAAAPEGPPRAPVTTATMAKAPKVANGRDRSEFKALAVVVVLICAAMEVASWYVPDYVMPSPQAIAKALGQLLTTDLLHVAITLGRLCVAIFFSAIAGVAIGLLMGTSKRVGPYLKALVVVDTGIPALSWMLLAVFWFKDPEARIFFILTVILLPFYALNVYEGVRALSTDWVDMLESFRPTRWQMLRYLVAPHIVPYIFLTTKSVIGYAIRMVIFAELVASAFGIGSRMSFAQSTFRIDQVLAWTVLLVALNLVIQWLATMAETRLLGWRKEVKVR; this is encoded by the coding sequence ATGAAGCACGCAGAACTCCCCGCCGGCGCCGCGGCGCCTGAAGGCCCACCACGCGCACCGGTGACCACGGCGACGATGGCAAAGGCGCCCAAGGTGGCGAACGGGCGTGACCGCAGCGAATTCAAGGCGCTGGCCGTTGTCGTGGTGCTCATCTGCGCCGCAATGGAAGTCGCGAGCTGGTACGTGCCCGACTATGTGATGCCCTCGCCGCAGGCCATCGCCAAGGCGCTGGGCCAGCTACTCACGACCGACTTGCTCCATGTGGCCATCACGTTGGGCCGTTTGTGCGTAGCGATCTTTTTCTCTGCGATTGCAGGCGTCGCCATCGGGCTGCTGATGGGCACGTCCAAACGGGTGGGGCCGTACCTGAAGGCGCTGGTGGTGGTCGATACCGGCATCCCTGCGCTGTCATGGATGCTGCTCGCCGTGTTCTGGTTCAAGGACCCGGAGGCGCGGATCTTCTTCATCCTCACAGTGATCCTCCTGCCGTTCTATGCGCTGAACGTCTACGAGGGCGTGCGGGCGCTGTCAACCGATTGGGTCGACATGCTGGAGAGCTTCCGCCCGACGCGCTGGCAGATGCTGCGTTACCTGGTCGCGCCGCACATCGTTCCCTACATCTTCCTGACCACCAAGTCGGTGATCGGCTACGCGATCCGCATGGTGATCTTCGCGGAGCTGGTGGCTTCGGCCTTCGGCATCGGGTCTCGCATGAGCTTTGCGCAGTCGACCTTCCGCATCGATCAGGTGCTGGCCTGGACCGTCCTGCTGGTGGCGCTCAACTTAGTGATCCAGTGGCTCGCCACCATGGCAGAAACGCGCTTACTGGGCTGGCGCAAGGAAGTGAAGGTGCGCTGA
- a CDS encoding class I adenylate-forming enzyme family protein, producing the protein MRLEHFMAAHALRTPAKPAVVVGAQRLSYGELLSSSRSLAAGLRRAGVVQGDRIVVYLPNCVEFVQIMYAAFSVGATVIPVNTRNTPRELVYFAQDSQARVLVFHAESAEAIEALSAEFMGIRRVAVGGDVAGAESFEILRTHSDERLPELALSPDDAMILYTSGTTGKPKGAVLTHANFVIGNAFVNAVEWGVTAHDVFLVTTPLAHRTGLARLMNSMCLGAKLVVMERFDAQAAVETIEREQVSAAGMVPTVARMLMPVLEKEAARCASLRHIIVTGEAFPVELKRRMIGYLPQARLHSFFAMTEVGSVTVLDHEEQFTHPASVGRVTPGVQVKLVDDKGQQVSVEEVGEILVRSGEAGSFTTMKGYFGRPDATAATIIEGWVHTGDMGRFDVDGYLYIVDRKKDMVLSGGFNIYTKEVEQVLIEHAEVADAAVVGVPDEIFGEAVTAFVERHPGCTLSEQALQEHTKSRIASYKKPKYVFFVDALPRNGMGKVMKAELREMALARLAPRVV; encoded by the coding sequence ATGCGTCTCGAACACTTCATGGCGGCGCACGCCCTGCGCACGCCGGCGAAGCCGGCCGTGGTCGTGGGCGCGCAGCGCCTGAGCTACGGCGAGTTGCTGTCGAGCTCGCGCTCTCTGGCCGCTGGGCTGCGGCGCGCCGGTGTGGTCCAGGGCGACCGCATCGTCGTGTACCTGCCCAATTGCGTCGAATTCGTGCAAATCATGTACGCGGCCTTTTCGGTCGGCGCCACGGTGATCCCGGTCAACACCCGCAACACCCCGCGCGAGTTGGTTTATTTTGCACAGGACAGCCAGGCCCGCGTGCTGGTGTTTCATGCCGAGAGCGCCGAGGCGATCGAAGCGCTGTCGGCCGAGTTCATGGGCATCCGCCGCGTGGCGGTGGGCGGCGACGTGGCCGGCGCGGAGTCGTTCGAGATACTTCGAACCCACTCCGACGAGCGCCTGCCAGAGCTCGCGCTGTCGCCCGACGACGCGATGATCCTCTACACCTCGGGCACGACCGGCAAGCCCAAGGGCGCGGTCCTCACGCACGCCAACTTCGTGATTGGCAACGCCTTCGTGAACGCGGTGGAGTGGGGCGTCACGGCGCACGACGTGTTCCTAGTGACCACGCCGCTGGCGCACCGCACGGGCTTGGCCCGGCTCATGAACTCGATGTGCCTGGGCGCCAAGCTGGTGGTGATGGAGCGTTTCGACGCGCAGGCCGCGGTCGAGACCATCGAGCGCGAGCAGGTTAGCGCTGCGGGCATGGTGCCCACCGTGGCCCGCATGCTGATGCCGGTGCTCGAGAAGGAGGCCGCGCGCTGCGCCAGCCTGCGCCACATCATCGTCACTGGCGAGGCGTTTCCGGTGGAGCTCAAGCGCCGCATGATCGGCTATCTGCCGCAGGCGCGGCTGCATTCCTTCTTCGCGATGACCGAGGTCGGCTCGGTCACAGTGCTCGACCACGAGGAGCAGTTCACCCACCCCGCGTCAGTGGGGCGCGTCACGCCGGGCGTGCAGGTCAAGCTGGTGGACGACAAGGGCCAGCAGGTGTCGGTAGAAGAGGTGGGCGAGATCCTTGTTCGCTCGGGCGAGGCCGGGAGCTTTACCACCATGAAGGGCTATTTCGGGCGCCCCGACGCCACCGCTGCGACCATCATCGAAGGCTGGGTCCACACCGGCGACATGGGCCGCTTCGATGTCGATGGCTACCTCTACATCGTCGATCGCAAGAAGGACATGGTGCTCAGCGGCGGCTTCAACATATACACCAAGGAGGTCGAGCAGGTGCTGATAGAGCACGCCGAGGTGGCCGATGCCGCGGTGGTGGGCGTCCCCGATGAGATCTTCGGCGAGGCGGTGACCGCGTTCGTTGAGCGCCACCCGGGCTGCACGCTGAGCGAACAGGCGCTGCAGGAGCACACGAAATCCCGTATTGCCAGCTACAAGAAGCCCAAATACGTCTTCTTTGTCGATGCACTTCCGCGAAACGGCATGGGCAAGGTGATGAAAGCCGAATTGCGCGAGATGGCGCTGGCGCGTTTGGCGCCGCGCGTGGTATGA
- a CDS encoding acyl-CoA dehydrogenase family protein — MLRPESNADAAFRNEVRDWLATHAPDALRHRTFRPLPIEGMPWYRALSQRGWIAPHWPRAHGGMGASAVQQVILMEEMARAGTPDFPTQGLNHIGPLLIARGTPAQQQRHLPAILSGDAIWCQGYSEPGAGSDLSSLRTRAEVRGGPDGDRLVINGHKIWTTWGHHADWMFALVRTTTAGKPQHGITFVLIDMKTPGIRRRPIRTIAGDDEFAEVFFDDVVVPLDNIVGEIDKGWQVATAVLSEERLRIGSPAQALRALERLRMMLRATPADRVPPSVHEAAALVEVEVETLIAAYLEAAEAAEQGIAADSSYLKLLATDAVHQLLDLVQRVAGPAAALRDPVRRGEDLLDATEMFLQARRLGIYGGSSEVQRNIIATRVLGLPVAGAQS, encoded by the coding sequence ATGCTCAGACCCGAATCAAACGCCGATGCGGCCTTCCGGAACGAGGTACGTGACTGGCTCGCGACCCACGCGCCCGACGCGCTGCGCCACCGGACCTTTCGGCCGCTGCCGATCGAGGGTATGCCCTGGTACCGTGCGCTGTCGCAGCGCGGCTGGATTGCGCCGCATTGGCCGCGAGCGCACGGTGGCATGGGTGCCAGCGCCGTTCAGCAGGTGATCCTCATGGAGGAAATGGCACGCGCGGGTACGCCCGACTTTCCGACGCAGGGCCTGAACCACATCGGCCCACTGCTCATCGCGCGTGGTACGCCGGCGCAGCAACAACGCCACCTGCCGGCCATTCTTTCAGGCGACGCCATCTGGTGTCAGGGCTATTCGGAGCCGGGGGCGGGCTCGGATCTGTCGAGCCTGCGCACGCGCGCCGAGGTGCGCGGCGGCCCGGACGGAGACAGGCTCGTCATCAACGGCCACAAGATATGGACCACCTGGGGCCACCATGCCGACTGGATGTTCGCGCTGGTACGCACTACCACTGCCGGCAAGCCGCAACACGGAATCACCTTCGTGCTGATCGACATGAAGACGCCGGGCATCCGGCGCCGGCCGATCCGCACCATCGCGGGCGACGACGAGTTTGCCGAGGTGTTCTTTGACGACGTGGTAGTGCCGCTCGACAATATCGTCGGAGAGATCGACAAGGGCTGGCAGGTGGCCACCGCAGTGCTGAGCGAGGAGCGACTGCGCATTGGCTCGCCGGCCCAGGCTCTGCGTGCGCTGGAGCGCTTGCGCATGATGCTGCGCGCCACGCCTGCGGACCGCGTGCCGCCCAGCGTGCATGAAGCCGCCGCACTGGTTGAGGTGGAGGTCGAGACGCTCATTGCCGCTTATCTGGAAGCGGCAGAAGCCGCCGAACAGGGCATCGCAGCTGACAGTTCGTACCTGAAATTGCTGGCCACGGATGCCGTGCACCAGTTGCTCGACCTCGTTCAGCGCGTGGCGGGACCCGCCGCCGCGTTGCGAGACCCGGTTCGCCGGGGTGAGGACCTGCTCGATGCCACCGAGATGTTCTTGCAGGCACGCCGCCTGGGCATCTATGGCGGGAGCAGCGAAGTGCAGCGCAACATCATCGCGACGCGGGTGCTCGGCCTGCCGGTTGCCGGAGCCCAATCATGA
- a CDS encoding ABC transporter substrate-binding protein: MNNYPISRRALLRAASAWAPASVLGVGLASAGGASAQAGLKWANLSPGFTTLLTDYIVAKGLDKANGLPLGKPTAYTAVTTYYNDFVAGNYDVCIGSWDTFASRYIAGVPMQYVCSVTTGNMINIVTQAKGPATIQDIKGKTLAAPQSTGTYRMMRAVVKELAGIDLETYAVVQNVDNPAASVTLVMANRADAGLTWEPNVSVGLKRVPDMRVLFNAGEEYRRRVNLDLPYFGVAVRKEAVARDPQLVARLNKAFAECIEGINARTQEAVTIAGANSGIPADVLTTAIASKRLEFKHVSMQNEQGRRSILSANEFLVRNGALTKLVDNGFFAA; this comes from the coding sequence GTGAACAACTATCCAATTTCGCGACGGGCGTTGCTGAGGGCCGCATCGGCCTGGGCGCCGGCCTCGGTGCTGGGCGTCGGCCTCGCATCCGCGGGCGGCGCCAGCGCCCAGGCGGGCCTCAAATGGGCCAACCTGTCGCCCGGCTTCACCACGCTGCTGACCGACTACATCGTCGCCAAAGGTCTGGACAAGGCGAACGGCTTGCCGCTGGGAAAACCGACCGCGTACACGGCCGTCACCACCTACTACAACGACTTCGTCGCCGGCAACTACGACGTGTGCATCGGCAGTTGGGATACCTTCGCCTCGCGCTACATCGCAGGCGTGCCGATGCAGTACGTGTGCTCCGTGACTACGGGCAACATGATCAACATCGTCACGCAGGCCAAGGGTCCGGCGACGATCCAGGACATCAAAGGGAAAACCCTCGCCGCACCGCAGTCGACCGGCACCTACCGGATGATGCGCGCCGTGGTCAAGGAACTCGCGGGCATCGACCTCGAGACCTATGCGGTAGTGCAGAACGTGGACAACCCCGCCGCCTCGGTCACCTTGGTCATGGCCAACCGCGCGGACGCCGGCCTGACCTGGGAGCCCAATGTGTCGGTGGGGCTCAAGCGCGTGCCGGACATGCGCGTGCTCTTCAACGCGGGCGAGGAGTATCGCCGCCGCGTCAACCTCGACCTGCCGTACTTCGGCGTGGCCGTTCGCAAGGAGGCCGTCGCCCGTGACCCCCAACTCGTCGCTCGACTGAACAAGGCCTTTGCCGAGTGCATCGAGGGCATCAACGCCAGAACGCAGGAGGCCGTGACCATCGCCGGCGCCAACTCGGGTATTCCCGCGGACGTGCTGACAACGGCCATTGCCTCGAAACGGCTCGAGTTCAAGCACGTGTCGATGCAGAACGAGCAGGGGCGCCGCAGCATCCTCTCGGCCAACGAGTTCCTGGTGCGCAACGGCGCGCTCACGAAGCTGGTCGACAACGGCTTCTTTGCGGCATGA
- a CDS encoding ATP-binding cassette domain-containing protein, with the protein MNTPVAIIELCDVSKRFGSHTAIDHLSMVVREGETVALLGQTGAGKSTVMSLLMGTSSADEGSVQVAGVDPAVDFTALRGKLSVSFQTDRLLPWRTARENVELGLLLLKRPKAEARQRAQEWLERVKLGDAAHKYPSELSGGMRQRVSLARALAVDPALVLLDESFSQLDHVTSQTLRRDFAEIVREQRKTCVFVTHRIEDALEIADRILVLAAPARVCLELAISAEQRQDAQCMAHMHRQVERAIGGEAPLASPISSTHH; encoded by the coding sequence ATGAATACACCCGTTGCCATCATCGAGCTGTGCGACGTCAGCAAGCGCTTCGGCAGCCATACCGCCATCGACCATCTCTCGATGGTGGTGCGCGAGGGCGAAACGGTGGCCTTGCTGGGGCAGACCGGAGCTGGCAAGAGCACCGTGATGTCGCTACTTATGGGTACGTCCTCGGCCGACGAGGGCTCGGTGCAAGTGGCCGGCGTCGACCCGGCAGTCGATTTCACCGCCTTGCGCGGCAAGCTCTCCGTGAGCTTCCAGACCGACCGCCTGCTGCCTTGGCGCACTGCGCGCGAGAACGTCGAGCTGGGCCTGCTGCTGCTCAAGCGCCCCAAAGCCGAAGCACGCCAGCGCGCGCAGGAATGGCTGGAGCGCGTGAAGCTGGGCGATGCGGCGCACAAATACCCATCGGAGCTGTCGGGGGGGATGCGCCAACGGGTGTCGCTCGCGCGCGCCCTGGCCGTCGATCCGGCGCTGGTGCTGCTTGACGAGTCGTTCAGCCAGCTTGACCACGTGACCTCGCAGACGCTGCGGCGCGACTTCGCGGAGATCGTGCGTGAGCAGCGCAAGACCTGTGTCTTTGTCACCCACCGCATCGAGGACGCGCTCGAGATTGCCGACCGCATCCTCGTGCTCGCAGCCCCTGCGCGCGTCTGCCTCGAACTCGCGATCAGCGCCGAACAGCGCCAGGACGCGCAATGCATGGCGCACATGCACCGCCAGGTGGAGCGCGCCATCGGCGGCGAAGCGCCGCTGGCTTCCCCTATCTCCTCAACACACCACTAG
- a CDS encoding acyl-CoA dehydrogenase family protein gives MNAEHSASLRMIAESAADAAASFGGPARARRVHEGEPVWEPATWKAMSQLGWLAIAVPESAGGLQLGAPALCVVAEEGGRALLAPPLTMGMAAGAVLAEAGEIAAPTLRTLIEGLAHVVLVDAAESADADLAAHFVPDGDAAAHWLVACGLGHEFSARLLEPGAPGVALTVRHAVDGSRLADLHVGRATWTDAPQVLSGIAGEAVWRHGRHLAWLGDAAYLCGLMDAALALALDYLRLRRQFGVPIGSFQALQHRAAACHVDVTATRALVHEAARATSTRKEGWAAAAAVHRASAAALRVTKEVVQFHGAIGFADEHDAGLYLRRAMTIGARHAGAALAALQCR, from the coding sequence ATGAATGCCGAACACAGCGCGTCCCTGCGCATGATTGCCGAGAGCGCCGCGGACGCCGCTGCTTCGTTCGGCGGCCCGGCACGGGCACGCCGGGTGCACGAAGGCGAGCCGGTGTGGGAGCCTGCCACATGGAAAGCGATGTCTCAACTCGGTTGGCTTGCGATTGCGGTCCCCGAATCGGCGGGTGGCCTGCAGCTGGGGGCGCCAGCGCTGTGCGTGGTTGCCGAAGAAGGTGGCCGCGCGTTGCTGGCGCCGCCGCTCACGATGGGCATGGCCGCCGGTGCGGTGCTGGCCGAGGCCGGCGAGATCGCCGCACCGACGTTGCGGACGCTGATCGAGGGCTTGGCGCATGTCGTGCTGGTGGATGCCGCCGAGTCCGCCGATGCCGACCTCGCGGCGCATTTTGTACCCGACGGCGACGCGGCCGCGCACTGGCTGGTGGCTTGCGGACTGGGGCACGAGTTCAGTGCGCGGCTGCTGGAGCCCGGCGCACCTGGTGTTGCGCTTACCGTGCGCCACGCCGTGGATGGCAGCCGCTTGGCCGATCTGCACGTCGGCCGGGCCACCTGGACCGATGCGCCGCAGGTGCTGTCGGGCATTGCGGGCGAGGCCGTCTGGCGACACGGCCGGCACCTCGCGTGGCTCGGCGATGCTGCCTACCTCTGCGGCCTGATGGACGCGGCCCTTGCTCTCGCGCTCGACTACCTGCGTCTGCGCCGTCAGTTCGGCGTGCCGATCGGCAGCTTCCAGGCGCTGCAGCACCGTGCCGCAGCCTGCCATGTCGACGTGACCGCCACGCGCGCGCTGGTGCACGAGGCAGCGCGCGCGACCAGCACCCGCAAGGAAGGCTGGGCTGCCGCGGCCGCCGTGCATCGCGCCAGCGCTGCGGCGCTGCGGGTGACTAAAGAGGTGGTGCAGTTCCATGGCGCGATCGGCTTTGCCGATGAGCACGACGCAGGCCTGTACCTGCGCCGCGCCATGACCATCGGCGCGCGCCATGCGGGCGCGGCACTGGCGGCGTTGCAATGCCGCTGA
- a CDS encoding OB-fold domain-containing protein → MSDTTPTTAPAAPVRPVPKQGVYVDSKPFWDGIAQGKLVLQYCTVAKRFQHYPKPVSGFTGRRTLEWREVAGTGTIYACTVVRIPGPGVEGRIPLCVATVELDEGVRIIANVLNCAPADLAIGKRVKLAVDHLTPEQPYPAFELA, encoded by the coding sequence ATGAGCGATACCACCCCCACCACCGCCCCGGCCGCGCCGGTCCGACCCGTGCCGAAGCAGGGCGTCTACGTCGACAGCAAGCCCTTCTGGGACGGCATCGCGCAAGGCAAGCTGGTGCTGCAGTACTGTACCGTCGCAAAGCGTTTCCAGCACTACCCGAAGCCGGTCAGCGGCTTCACCGGGCGCCGCACGCTCGAGTGGCGCGAAGTCGCCGGCACCGGCACCATCTACGCCTGCACCGTGGTGCGCATTCCCGGTCCGGGCGTCGAAGGCCGCATCCCGCTGTGCGTCGCAACGGTCGAGCTCGACGAGGGCGTGCGCATCATCGCCAACGTGCTGAACTGCGCGCCGGCGGATCTGGCGATCGGCAAGCGCGTGAAGCTGGCGGTGGACCATCTGACGCCCGAGCAGCCATACCCCGCCTTCGAACTCGCCTAG